The Gammaproteobacteria bacterium genome window below encodes:
- the gltX gene encoding glutamate--tRNA ligase: protein MSIKTRFAPSPTGYLHIGGVRTALFSWLYARKHGGKFILRVEDTDLERSTQESVNAILEGMTWLALEYDEGPFYQTERSEHYQAAIQQLMSQGVAYRCNCSRERLDTLREEQMKNKQKPRYDGHCRNQMVSADEPHVIRFKTPVDGSVVVDDLVQGKVIYPNAELDDLIIQRTNGSPTYNLTVVVDDIDMGVTQVIRGDDHLNNTPRQINIIKALGHDVPHYAHVPMIHGEDGAKLSKRHGAVSVVDYRDQGILPEALLNYLVRLGWSHGDQEIFSVDEMIELFDIEDVNKAPSSFNNEKLLWLNQHYIKSSDPARIAHLLSVHLGNLGIDPSQGADIMEVVKAQHERAKSLVEMAEISAFFYQDFDAFEEKAAKKHLRPVAREGLERMREGLADLVEWSPEALHSLVERVAETLELKMGKVAQPLRVAVAGRAASPGIDITLYLTGREAVLRRVDKALAFISERESVA, encoded by the coding sequence ATGTCGATAAAAACCCGTTTTGCTCCGAGTCCTACCGGTTACCTCCATATTGGTGGTGTGCGTACTGCCTTGTTTTCGTGGCTGTATGCGCGTAAACATGGTGGCAAGTTTATCCTGCGTGTTGAGGATACTGATCTTGAACGTTCGACTCAGGAATCGGTCAATGCCATTCTTGAAGGGATGACCTGGTTGGCTCTGGAATATGATGAAGGCCCGTTTTATCAGACTGAGCGTTCTGAGCATTATCAGGCGGCAATTCAGCAGTTGATGAGCCAGGGTGTGGCTTATCGTTGTAACTGTTCCAGGGAACGTCTGGATACGCTGCGTGAAGAGCAGATGAAGAACAAGCAAAAGCCACGCTATGATGGTCACTGCCGTAACCAGATGGTGAGTGCCGATGAACCGCATGTTATTCGTTTCAAGACTCCGGTGGATGGTTCTGTGGTGGTGGATGATCTGGTGCAGGGCAAGGTGATCTATCCGAATGCGGAACTGGATGATCTCATTATTCAACGCACCAATGGTTCACCAACCTACAATCTTACCGTGGTGGTGGACGATATTGATATGGGAGTCACGCAGGTTATTCGTGGTGATGACCATCTGAATAATACCCCGCGGCAGATTAATATTATCAAGGCGCTGGGACATGATGTGCCGCATTATGCCCATGTGCCGATGATCCATGGTGAGGATGGTGCCAAGTTGTCCAAGCGACATGGTGCAGTGAGTGTGGTGGATTATCGTGATCAGGGTATCTTGCCGGAGGCATTATTGAATTATCTGGTACGCCTGGGTTGGTCGCATGGTGATCAGGAAATCTTCTCGGTGGATGAGATGATTGAGTTGTTTGATATTGAAGATGTCAACAAGGCACCTTCCAGTTTTAATAATGAAAAGCTGCTGTGGTTGAATCAGCACTATATCAAGTCTAGTGATCCGGCGCGTATCGCTCACCTGTTGAGTGTGCATCTGGGTAATCTGGGTATTGATCCCTCACAGGGCGCGGATATCATGGAGGTGGTTAAGGCGCAACATGAACGTGCCAAGAGTCTGGTGGAGATGGCTGAGATCAGTGCCTTCTTTTATCAGGACTTTGATGCCTTTGAAGAGAAGGCGGCGAAGAAACATCTGCGTCCGGTGGCGCGTGAAGGACTGGAGCGGATGCGTGAGGGTTTGGCGGATTTAGTAGAGTGGAGTCCCGAGGCACTGCATAGTCTGGTCGAGCGGGTAGCCGAGACACTGGAACTTAAAATGGGCAAGGTGGCACAACCCCTGCGCGTTGCCGTGGCAGGACGTGCCGCCTCACCGGGTATTGATATTACTCTGTATTTAACGGGTCGTGAGGCGGTATTGCGACGGGTTGATAAGGCGCTGGCATTTATTAGTGAACGCGAGAGTGTTGCTTGA
- a CDS encoding type II toxin-antitoxin system VapC family toxin, with protein MIAIDTNVLLRYLLDDDASQSKKAAAIITAGDKVLITDVVLVETIWTLKGKKYKLDKEAIIIVINALFAELNVIFEDGQTLWRALTDYTKEQPITAGVRGKEVDFPDLLIVNKAQNIANQLKAVFDGVYTFDVALQAISGARKP; from the coding sequence ATGATAGCGATTGATACGAATGTATTGTTGCGATATCTGCTCGATGATGATGCTAGTCAATCAAAAAAGGCGGCGGCAATTATTACCGCTGGCGATAAAGTCTTGATTACTGATGTTGTGTTGGTAGAAACAATCTGGACGCTTAAAGGCAAGAAATACAAGCTTGATAAGGAAGCGATTATAATCGTTATCAATGCATTGTTTGCAGAACTGAATGTAATCTTTGAAGATGGACAGACGCTCTGGCGAGCTTTAACTGATTATACAAAAGAACAACCGATAACAGCAGGAGTCAGAGGCAAGGAAGTTGATTTCCCTGATTTACTTATTGTTAATAAAGCACAAAATATTGCTAATCAATTAAAAGCCGTATTCGATGGTGTCTATACCTTTGACGTTGCATTACAAGCGATATCAGGGGCAAGAAAACCTTAA
- a CDS encoding AbrB/MazE/SpoVT family DNA-binding domain-containing protein has product MPKVSAKRQITLPVDQCRQVHIEPGDEYNSYVDNYGCITIVKKTSSAAKGVLKGIKVDKRLSDEASLQGAVNT; this is encoded by the coding sequence ATGCCTAAAGTGAGTGCGAAAAGACAAATCACCTTGCCCGTAGATCAGTGTCGTCAGGTGCATATTGAACCAGGCGATGAATATAACAGTTATGTTGATAATTATGGCTGCATAACCATTGTTAAAAAAACATCAAGCGCAGCAAAAGGTGTACTAAAAGGTATCAAGGTGGATAAACGCTTGAGTGATGAAGCCTCGTTACAGGGTGCGGTTAATACATGA
- the truA gene encoding tRNA pseudouridine(38-40) synthase TruA, whose protein sequence is MMRIALGVEYDGSQFCGWQSQDGGVRTVQECVEAALSRVANHPVKVVCAGRTDTGVHATTQVIHFDSEVVREDKAWIMGVNTHLPKDICIHWMRSTGMDFHARFKAVRRHYRYVIFNSNARPALLRDQVSWVHGNLDVLRMQQAAEYLLGEHDFTSFRATACQAHSPVRTIHHLTVERAGQYIMIDICANAFLHHMVRNIVGVLLKVARVEREPEWVCELLKVCDRTQAGMTAPAAGLYLTGVEYPAEFNLPCELLLPGFQT, encoded by the coding sequence GTGATGCGTATTGCCCTGGGTGTGGAATATGATGGGAGTCAGTTTTGTGGTTGGCAGTCACAGGATGGTGGTGTGCGCACGGTTCAGGAATGTGTGGAGGCGGCACTTTCTCGCGTAGCGAATCATCCGGTCAAGGTGGTTTGTGCTGGACGTACCGATACCGGAGTGCATGCAACAACGCAGGTTATCCATTTTGATAGCGAGGTGGTGCGTGAAGACAAGGCATGGATTATGGGCGTTAATACCCATCTGCCCAAGGATATTTGTATTCACTGGATGAGGTCGACGGGTATGGATTTTCATGCGCGTTTCAAGGCGGTGCGCAGGCATTATCGTTATGTGATCTTTAATAGTAATGCACGTCCGGCACTGTTGCGTGATCAGGTGAGCTGGGTTCATGGGAATCTTGATGTGCTGCGTATGCAGCAGGCGGCTGAATATCTGTTAGGTGAACATGACTTCACCTCTTTTCGTGCCACTGCCTGTCAGGCACATAGCCCGGTACGCACCATTCATCATCTAACGGTGGAACGGGCCGGACAATATATAATGATTGATATCTGTGCTAATGCTTTCCTGCATCACATGGTGCGTAATATTGTCGGCGTGTTGCTCAAGGTCGCCAGGGTTGAACGTGAACCTGAGTGGGTCTGTGAGCTGTTAAAGGTCTGTGACCGTACTCAGGCGGGGATGACTGCACCTGCCGCCGGGCTTTATTTGACGGGGGTGGAATATCCTGCTGAGTTTAATCTTCCGTGTGAATTGCTCTTGCCGGGTTTTCAGACTTAA
- the ppc gene encoding phosphoenolpyruvate carboxylase, whose protein sequence is MPKNTMITIQEPRDKELRARVRLFGNLLGNVLKQYAGREVFNSVEKLRKGYIQLRSNEDQRLRDRLTRLIIDMEPQHTTHVVRAFSIYFSLVSIAEEAFQHSQRRRIIRKNEPKWVGSFGHTIDELHRDGVDAEQMEKLLSEICYIPVFTAHPTEAKRRSIMVILQRIFRISEKLSDPRHSKHQRADIIANLESQIQILWKTDEVRVRRPRVRDEIRNGLFYFRESLFKAIPTAYRYLENALNKNYDQPFNALKKANIIRFGSWIGGDRDGNPNVKPETTELALRMHMQEALTEYLSHTRALTRMLTHSVVLCHPSSEFLTSLEKDNQSFPGAFKDHPHRYSQEPYRRKLSIMSYRLKKNLKKLAIQLDENDNTDTSDWNEPYTSEFELLHDLHLIHSSLHGHGDGNIADQELKDLIRLVETFGFYLMQLDIRQESTRHSNAIDDICQQISGDQNYANMDEIARRHYLTQTISKAQEITLDRSRLKEDTQEILAVFDVMVKMRKEISPAAFGNYVISMTHHASHVLEVMTLASLCNMAGKKNNEWFCDIQISPLFETIEDLFHTEEVLTCLFDDPVYRELLKVSGNRQEVMLGYSDSCKDGGILASTWNLYNAQRQILQIAQEKKVECRLFHGRGGTVGRGGGPTHEAILAQPDGTVHGQIKFTEQGEVLSHKYSHTETASYEISMGITGLIKASKNRIKDISPDNQEYLDIMTEITASGEEAYRQLTEKTDGFLDYFYEITPVTEIGLMNIGSRPSHRASGNRSKDSIRAIPWVFGWAQARHTLPAWFGIGHAISRWKDNDPARLAKLQKMYKEWPFFHALLSNTQMALFKADTNIAQEYSYLMADPASAKRIYALIHEEFELTVKQIMEVAGVDLLLEENPTLHLSLIRRKPYLDPLNHIQINLLKQFRGSDEAGKERYLPPLLRSINAIATGMRNTG, encoded by the coding sequence ATGCCTAAAAATACAATGATAACGATCCAGGAACCTCGTGATAAAGAACTACGGGCACGCGTACGTCTGTTTGGCAACCTGCTAGGTAACGTACTCAAGCAGTATGCCGGCAGAGAGGTTTTCAATTCAGTAGAAAAACTACGCAAGGGTTATATCCAACTACGCAGTAATGAAGACCAACGTCTGCGTGATCGCCTGACACGCCTGATTATTGATATGGAACCCCAGCACACCACCCATGTCGTCAGAGCCTTTAGCATCTATTTTAGCCTGGTCAGCATTGCTGAAGAGGCCTTCCAACACAGCCAGCGCAGGCGCATTATCCGCAAAAATGAACCCAAATGGGTGGGCTCATTCGGGCATACCATTGATGAACTGCACCGTGATGGTGTTGATGCCGAGCAAATGGAAAAGCTACTCTCCGAGATCTGTTATATTCCGGTTTTTACCGCGCATCCTACCGAAGCCAAACGCCGCAGTATTATGGTCATATTGCAACGCATATTCCGCATCAGTGAAAAACTCAGCGACCCCCGACATAGCAAACACCAACGCGCTGATATTATCGCTAACCTTGAAAGCCAGATACAGATCCTGTGGAAAACCGATGAGGTACGCGTACGTCGTCCCAGGGTACGCGATGAAATTCGCAATGGCCTGTTCTACTTCAGAGAAAGCCTGTTCAAAGCCATACCAACCGCTTATCGCTACCTGGAAAACGCCCTTAACAAGAACTACGATCAACCCTTTAATGCCCTCAAAAAAGCCAACATCATCCGCTTTGGTTCATGGATCGGTGGTGATCGTGATGGCAATCCGAACGTTAAACCAGAGACCACCGAACTCGCTTTACGCATGCATATGCAAGAGGCATTAACAGAGTATCTGTCTCACACTCGTGCCCTCACCCGCATGCTGACCCACTCTGTCGTATTATGTCATCCCTCCAGCGAATTCCTCACCAGCCTGGAAAAAGATAATCAAAGTTTCCCCGGCGCATTCAAAGATCATCCCCATCGTTATAGTCAGGAACCTTATCGCCGCAAGTTGTCGATTATGAGCTATCGATTAAAAAAGAACCTGAAAAAACTGGCTATTCAACTGGATGAGAATGACAACACCGATACCTCTGACTGGAATGAACCGTACACCTCCGAGTTTGAGTTATTGCATGACCTCCATCTAATTCATAGCTCACTGCATGGACATGGCGATGGCAATATTGCAGACCAGGAGCTCAAAGACCTGATCCGTCTGGTCGAGACCTTTGGCTTTTATCTAATGCAACTGGATATCCGTCAGGAATCAACCCGACATAGCAATGCAATTGATGACATCTGTCAACAGATCAGCGGCGATCAGAACTATGCCAATATGGATGAAATAGCGCGTAGACACTACCTGACACAAACCATCAGCAAGGCACAGGAAATAACACTCGACCGTAGCCGATTAAAAGAAGATACCCAGGAAATTCTCGCGGTATTCGATGTTATGGTCAAGATGCGTAAGGAGATCAGCCCGGCAGCCTTTGGCAACTACGTCATCTCCATGACCCATCACGCCAGTCATGTGCTGGAGGTGATGACCTTGGCTTCACTCTGTAATATGGCAGGCAAAAAGAATAATGAGTGGTTCTGTGATATCCAGATCAGCCCCCTGTTTGAGACCATTGAGGATCTATTTCATACCGAAGAGGTGCTCACCTGCCTGTTTGATGATCCAGTCTATCGAGAACTACTGAAGGTATCCGGCAATCGACAAGAGGTGATGCTCGGTTACTCCGACTCCTGTAAGGATGGTGGCATCCTTGCCTCCACCTGGAATCTCTATAATGCACAGCGACAGATTCTACAGATTGCACAAGAAAAGAAGGTGGAATGTCGTTTATTTCATGGTCGCGGTGGTACCGTTGGCCGTGGTGGTGGCCCTACCCACGAGGCCATCCTGGCACAACCCGATGGTACCGTGCATGGTCAGATCAAGTTTACCGAACAGGGTGAGGTGCTATCACATAAATACAGCCACACAGAAACCGCATCCTATGAGATATCCATGGGTATTACCGGCTTGATCAAGGCGAGCAAGAATCGAATAAAGGATATCTCCCCGGATAACCAGGAATATCTGGATATCATGACCGAGATTACCGCCAGTGGTGAAGAGGCCTACCGCCAACTGACAGAAAAAACAGACGGCTTCCTCGACTATTTTTATGAGATCACTCCGGTCACCGAGATCGGACTCATGAACATTGGATCAAGACCCAGCCATCGTGCCAGCGGCAACCGTTCCAAGGATTCCATACGCGCAATCCCCTGGGTCTTTGGCTGGGCACAGGCACGTCATACCCTACCTGCCTGGTTCGGTATCGGACATGCCATTAGCCGTTGGAAGGATAACGACCCGGCACGACTGGCTAAGCTGCAAAAGATGTATAAGGAATGGCCCTTCTTCCATGCACTATTGAGTAATACCCAGATGGCGTTGTTCAAGGCCGATACCAATATCGCCCAGGAATATAGTTATTTAATGGCAGACCCTGCGTCTGCAAAACGTATCTATGCACTCATCCATGAGGAATTTGAATTAACGGTAAAACAGATCATGGAGGTTGCCGGGGTTGACCTGCTACTAGAGGAAAACCCAACATTACACCTGTCTCTTATTCGACGTAAGCCCTATCTGGATCCCTTGAACCACATACAGATTAATCTACTGAAACAGTTTCGTGGTAGTGATGAAGCAGGCAAAGAACGTTACCTGCCACCCTTGTTGCGTTCAATCAATGCCATCGCCACCGGCATGAGAAACACAGGATAA
- a CDS encoding FAD-dependent oxidoreductase — translation MESYELIVIGSGPGGEKAALFAADHGHSVCVIDHGPAGGAWVNTGTIPSKTLRESALYLAGGRRHGVVSTSSNNPTVRSFMSLKRHLVARWRERIEHDFKNSAVTRICATARFIDAHTLGLSTGEKVHGERILIATGSSPRSVPELPVDGNLVHNSDTLLSLNHIPASMIVLGGGVIACEYASIFQALGVQVTLINGRDRVLGFVDNEMSDFIEDAFRESGMVVRNDARPEALQTYKGEGVEVYLDDGTMDSAEVVFVALGRKPATDELNLEAAGVSLTHWGTIEVNEYMQTEVEHIYAAGDVVGFPSLASMGMEQGREAAAHMFGVKRGAIDALIPNGVFTIPELSSVGFTTEEAIKHGFDPVCATASYDKAVRSHMLGENAGMINLVVDRSSHCLLGACIIGSHATELIHIAMTIIRYGGTVDDLDRFVFNVPTLSVLYKIAAQDVLKQLEPQEG, via the coding sequence ATGGAAAGCTATGAATTAATTGTTATTGGTAGTGGACCCGGTGGTGAAAAGGCGGCATTATTTGCTGCCGATCATGGGCACTCTGTCTGTGTAATCGATCATGGCCCTGCCGGTGGTGCCTGGGTGAATACCGGCACGATCCCGAGTAAGACCTTGCGTGAATCGGCTTTGTATCTGGCGGGTGGTCGCCGTCATGGTGTTGTCTCAACCTCTTCAAATAATCCCACTGTGCGTAGCTTTATGAGCCTGAAACGGCATCTGGTGGCGCGTTGGCGTGAGCGGATTGAGCATGATTTCAAAAACAGTGCGGTTACCCGTATCTGTGCTACCGCTCGTTTTATTGATGCCCATACCCTGGGGCTATCAACCGGTGAAAAGGTTCATGGTGAACGAATTTTGATTGCCACCGGTTCCAGTCCTCGCTCTGTGCCTGAATTACCTGTTGATGGGAATCTGGTGCATAACTCCGATACTCTGTTGTCACTCAATCATATCCCGGCTTCCATGATTGTATTAGGCGGTGGTGTGATTGCATGTGAATATGCCTCTATTTTTCAGGCCTTGGGGGTTCAGGTGACGCTGATCAATGGACGTGATCGGGTGTTGGGTTTTGTTGATAATGAGATGAGTGATTTTATCGAGGATGCCTTTCGTGAGAGTGGCATGGTGGTGCGTAATGATGCCCGTCCGGAGGCGTTACAGACTTATAAGGGTGAGGGGGTTGAGGTCTATCTGGATGATGGCACGATGGATTCCGCTGAGGTGGTATTTGTGGCGTTGGGTAGAAAGCCGGCAACCGATGAACTTAATCTGGAGGCGGCGGGTGTGTCGCTGACCCATTGGGGCACGATTGAGGTGAATGAATATATGCAGACCGAAGTCGAGCACATCTATGCCGCTGGTGATGTGGTCGGGTTTCCTTCCTTGGCATCGATGGGTATGGAGCAGGGCAGAGAAGCGGCGGCGCATATGTTTGGTGTTAAACGGGGTGCTATTGATGCACTCATTCCAAACGGCGTATTTACCATTCCTGAATTGAGTAGTGTCGGGTTTACTACGGAAGAAGCGATCAAACATGGTTTTGATCCGGTTTGTGCCACTGCCTCTTACGATAAGGCCGTACGATCTCATATGCTGGGTGAGAATGCAGGGATGATCAATCTAGTGGTTGATCGTAGTAGCCATTGTCTGCTCGGTGCCTGTATTATCGGTAGTCATGCCACGGAATTAATTCATATCGCAATGACGATTATTCGCTATGGCGGGACAGTGGATGACCTGGATCGTTTTGTCTTCAATGTGCCAACACTGAGCGTGCTATATAAAATTGCGGCTCAGGATGTGTTGAAGCAGCTGGAGCCACAAGAAGGTTAA
- a CDS encoding aspartate 1-decarboxylase, translating to MQLTMLKAKLHQARVTHSELEYEGSCAIDGLLLKAAGLREYEQIHIYNMANGERFTTYVIRAEDGSGIISVNGAAAHKANPGDRVIICAYVRLSQQEAMSFKPTLVYLDESNQVTHTNNEIPVQAVG from the coding sequence ATGCAACTAACAATGCTCAAGGCCAAATTGCACCAGGCACGCGTAACTCATTCTGAACTTGAGTACGAAGGTTCCTGTGCGATTGATGGCTTGTTATTAAAGGCTGCCGGGCTACGTGAATATGAACAGATTCATATTTACAATATGGCCAATGGCGAACGCTTTACAACCTATGTTATTCGGGCTGAGGATGGTTCCGGTATTATCTCTGTTAATGGTGCGGCCGCACACAAGGCCAATCCGGGGGATCGGGTTATTATCTGTGCCTATGTCCGTTTGTCTCAACAGGAAGCCATGAGCTTTAAGCCGACACTGGTGTATCTTGATGAGAGTAATCAGGTGACTCATACCAATAACGAGATTCCTGTGCAGGCTGTGGGGTAA
- a CDS encoding pantoate--beta-alanine ligase translates to MNIAKTISAVRSQLGEWRGERLRVAFVPTMGNLHQGHLALVEEGFRCADRVVVSIFVNPLQFSAGEDFSTYPRTLEQDIEKLHAVGADCLFVPDVDEIYGEDRDAVIVEVTGISEILCGASRKGHFTGVTTVVAKLFNIVQPDVAVLGSKDFQQLSIIRRMVKLLYMPVEIIAVETRREPDGLAMSSRNRYLSTEQRAIAPILFQSLQAANQRLQQGERDVSGLEVEMRDYLTSFGFEVEYFTVRDAKTLLDVGEDCLDWVVLLAARLGDTRLIDNIRANHNGDSALKMNFLLK, encoded by the coding sequence ATGAATATAGCTAAGACTATTTCGGCAGTTCGTTCACAGCTTGGCGAATGGCGTGGGGAGAGGCTGCGTGTTGCCTTTGTTCCTACCATGGGTAATCTCCACCAGGGTCATCTGGCTCTGGTGGAGGAGGGGTTTCGTTGTGCTGATCGTGTGGTGGTGAGTATCTTTGTTAATCCGTTACAATTTTCGGCGGGTGAGGATTTCTCGACCTATCCACGCACCCTGGAACAGGATATTGAGAAACTGCATGCGGTGGGAGCTGACTGTTTATTTGTGCCTGATGTCGATGAGATCTATGGCGAAGATCGGGATGCTGTTATTGTCGAGGTGACGGGTATTAGTGAGATCTTGTGTGGTGCCAGTCGCAAGGGACACTTTACCGGGGTGACTACGGTGGTTGCCAAGTTGTTTAATATTGTGCAGCCGGATGTTGCTGTATTGGGTAGCAAGGATTTTCAGCAGTTAAGCATTATTCGTCGTATGGTGAAGCTGCTTTATATGCCTGTTGAGATTATTGCGGTTGAAACTCGACGTGAGCCAGATGGTCTGGCGATGAGTTCGCGTAATCGTTATCTGTCGACTGAACAACGCGCCATTGCGCCGATCCTGTTTCAATCTCTACAGGCGGCTAATCAGCGTTTGCAGCAGGGTGAAAGGGATGTTTCAGGACTTGAGGTGGAAATGCGGGATTATTTGACCTCATTTGGCTTTGAAGTGGAGTATTTTACTGTTCGTGATGCGAAAACATTGCTTGATGTGGGAGAAGACTGCCTGGATTGGGTGGTTTTGCTTGCGGCTCGTTTGGGGGATACCCGCTTGATTGATAATATTCGAGCCAATCATAACGGTGATTCAGCTTTAAAGATGAATTTTTTACTGAAATAA